A stretch of DNA from Solenopsis invicta isolate M01_SB chromosome 5, UNIL_Sinv_3.0, whole genome shotgun sequence:
taataagattttatttacattaaaatagtgtCAGTTCAGTTATTTTAACCTTCCAGCTTACACAATAGAAATAAAGGGTAATTTTTTAATCCTCACAATGTGAAAATCTgcatcttatttatataaactgaaatattttgagTCAGGCCATTGTTTCGTGTATTAAAAGtggttaaaaaaatctaaaaatttataggtATTAGgcacatgaaaataattttcaataagagacaaaaagtaaaattttttattttgttacaaacaTGTTTTCTATTCAtggaaaagttttaataaaatattgtactcATTGTACTTAAGATATTGAAGATTGtaattgattattatattataattgcttATCGCGGGCAACAcaacaaaatcaaattttttttatcaattttattgcaatagtTACATCTGTCTTTTCTTCAACttctattgttattattgtaattttggtTTTTTGATGCTTAAAATTGCACAAAAATATATccataatgattttttaagtttttctaaGTGCTTTTTTAAATGTTCTGTTATAATCTGCTTTGCAGATGAAGATCAGTGACATTCaagctttttataaaataatatctatatccatccatatttattttcaatcatATAAAGCATTGCTGTTAACGACTCCTTGATCAAGCATACCAAAGGAAAGCCTCATAGTCCATCACATTGTTTGTCTAAATATCAAGTAGGATTTATACAAAGAATCAAAAGTATTGGTCCCactttttatactattataacAGGAAACCTCTTTCTAGATTTCAAGTATTTAGATCTGTTTTCTCCTATTATTTTTCTTGCTTATAATGTGACTCAATGCCTCAACCCTGCTCTGCcagtttatttttctaaaataagtgattgtttttagaaaaataatttttgaataaaaacagatattcaggtattaatttaaaatgaaaatagaatatttttatatttatttttgcaaaatttttatttttcacaaaacatTGACATTGTGTACTGTGCTACATGTATTATTATGTGGAATTAGCACTTGAATGAAAATTTACTCACAGTAGTGTTCCAAGATTAATAATCTTCATGAAATATTTCAGGGGAATATCTTCCACTGTGAGGAGATGCATAGAGAAAGAGACGGGAAGAGAGTACGCGGCTAAAATTATAGACATCAGCAATGAAACGAACGAGGATGGGCATACTATGAAAGATGCTACACTGCAAGAAGTACAGATACTTCGTAGAGTAGCTGGACATCCGTATATCAGTAAGCTTGCTTTACTCATTTTTACGAAtatattacaaaacaaaaaacttgttaatttattttaaaagaaatatagctatataaaatcatattatttcttttcatttttcattttcagtTGAGTTGCATGATGTTTTTGAATCTAGTAcatttatattcttaatttttgaattatgcaAGAATGGAGAGTTGTTTGATTATCTTACATCGGTTGTGACACTTTCTGAAAAGAAGACGCGTTATATTATGAGACAAGTATTTGAGGGAGTCCAGCACATACACAATCAAGGAATAGTGCACAGAGATTTAAAACCCGAGAATATATTACTTGacgataatttaaatgtaaagatAACGGACTTTGGATTTGCCAGAATATTGAAGCCTACAGAAAAATTGGAAGGTctgtcaattaattttttttacttttatatatattccaagttttaaaaattaaatttttaattttttatatattttacagatcTTTGTGGTACACCTGGCTATCTAGCACCAGAAGTATTAAAGTGTAGTATGTTTGAAAATATGGAAGGTTACGGATTTGAAGTTGACATGTAAGATTTCTTCAACAAAAGTACATGCTAattcatagaaatatatattaaaaagttaacttaattaaattttttaacttaattatatttctttagtccaaaatttatgtatttcagTTATATATGTACTTGAACATCAATTGTGAAGTGCAATGgaaatttacttaaatatataaacatttgaattgaagaaatttaattaaaacttgaaaattttaggACTAGTTTCACAATCTCTGGTTAACTTAATCGATTGATTTTTCTATTGATCAAGAAACGTGTTTGTCATTAAATAGGATTGATGAGAATCATAATACTTAATTGATCGATTATGTTAACCGGAAGTTGTGAAACTAGTTCTTAGTCAAGAAcattttaaaatgaaaagaaaaagtgtAATTAATTTGATCGTATCATTTTCGTGTAAAATTATCTTAcacgaaaatatattttgtaactcttcttcgcttttttttttagctagaaaacttgaaatatatattgcagTTTTTTACGAAAtacaattctattatattttccattttcgtTTATGATGTAACAGATGGGCTTGTGGCGTGATTATGTTTACGCTATTAGTTGGCTGTCCTCCATTTTGGCATCGAAAGCAAATGGTTATGCTTAGAAACATAATGGAAGGAAATTATTCATTCACCTCTCCCGAATGGACTGATATAACAGGTAAAttgtaattgataaaaattgtaattacaaaGAAAGAATTGAATTTTTAGGTAATTAAATATGTGAGTATAtgttttataatctttatttcaGAGGCTCCGAAAGATTTGATAAGAAAGTTGCTGGTTGTTGAACCTAGAAGAAGAATTTCTATAAAGGACGCACTGGAACATTCGTTCTTCCATACAGTTGTAAGTATTTACTACTGAACATGTTAAAGTAAACGTTAGCATTTATAACTTtcaatttaagataaaaataaaacataaagataataaaataaactttaaagatctttttaaataactaatacatattttatgcatatattttacTGCAAAATTATGACATCTCGCTATTAATTTGTCtcgctttattattttttctgctCACCCCATTTCAAAATATACTTACACCCATCTAAATATGGGATATCTAAGAATTATAACACATACAGCaaagaaaatacataaaatatatcataatgaTGTAATATGGGGTTTATGGACAAGTATATGGtgtatatgaaattattaattttctgtttcattttttgtttttatttttacaataaattatttacaataatttatttttacaataaataaaatatggaaTTAGATTACCGCGTTTAATAGATTatcatatatatacttataaagtACAAGTTATTGACTTTACAGCTGTGGGATCAAGACATCGCTCCTCTAAAACGTTCTCTGTCATCTAATTCGCGACGTCTGAGTAGAATATCTCAATTAGCTTTGGTAAttaattagttttctttttattttgtccGGTACCTATGTTTACTTTccattatcattataaaatttactgattattataatattttttatatttactgttattaataaattaaatttgtttttacgtaacaattaacatttatttttgtaacaatttaattaatgagaAACGACACACTAAtcgaaagcagttcttagtgctcaacatttttctattggaattttaactatggccgcctcaataaaGATATTCCACGTCTGTGTTCATATTACACACTCATATCACTCATCACATTGAGTGTATAGTGTGAACATAGACGTGTGGAAAATTCTTATTGAGGCTGCTATATTGGACACAAGTTAAAATCCCAatgtaaatttacaaacatttacaagattcttcAAACTTCGCGCCGAATTATTTTTAAGTGCAGTGGAAATGGCTAAGACACTCTTCCTGGATAGTTGCAGAATCCAAGTTCAAaccgaggtaatatttttcgaaataatttctttacagtttttcgggATTAGGGGTTATATAATagagatgtaaaaaaataattaaatatactagCAATTTAacttcgtgatattacatttaaggtccttctttaaaaaatctgtgtgttaagtcagaaaaaataattcgaaGTATAATGCGCAGTTTGAAGatgtttgtaaatttacatagaaaaatgtTGAGCATTAAGAACTGCTTTCGACCGGTATGCTGTTTTTCGTTAAATTGTTACACTTCCCGGTCATATTaggattatttgtatttattttgttttttagtcgtcatttattgattatattaaaatcataaacaAGATTAGTAAcattaatgtttgaaaattaattgagGAGGCAAACTAAACTATTTGCATATCTAATTAATTGAGCTTGTGTGTGTGTTTACATTTGCATACGCGTATATAATTATCTGAtgtacttatttcatacaaaaattcaTTAACAATATTAAGAACGTGTGTTTAGCTATGTACatgtttgatattaattttttttggtagTCTAAGTGTTGAGTATTGTATTCAATTACATAGTATTACagctttatcttttattatatttagcgaataatattctttgtttgacatatgtatatataaaatgttaatttagaaAGTTTGTTACTTTTTGTTGAATAACCAgtacatttttatcatatataactttttattcgttaCACAGGAACTGAAAGCGAAATCGTTCAATGCGAGGAAGAGATTCCAGTTGGCAATTATTTGCGTGAGAGCTGTTATTCGTATTAAACGACTTCACATCACACCTGAACCGCTTTCGACCCAAGTAGCTTGTACGGACccatatagaataaaaattctgCGAAAGGTAAATCGCTCTATATGATAGAAAAATTGTCggtatttaaacaatttaaataatgtgtaaatatggttaataaaatgaacaaataGTTGGATGCCAGTATAAAATCTCTTTAATTCCACATTTAAAACATACGGAACGACATTTAGATTCTAAATGTCGTCCCATATGTCGGAGTCTCCTTTTCAGCAcgcatataattttacattagatGGGAGAGATACACAATGATGATTATTCAGTAATTTAAGTTAAGACACAAATATAAGAACAAATCATATTTACAAGTcattttacatataacattattttttctttttaaaaataagtcgAAACAGTCGTTCCGTATTTTTTGAATGTGGAATTAAagagattatatttatattgacatCCAATTGTTTGCTAGTTTTATTGGCTTTATTAAcacatttaatttgtttaaattccTACAAATTGGTTCACTGTcagtattaattattagtatttgtattacttattattgtttCGCCTTTAAATATATGGATCTctctgaaatataaaataactcctaataaatttaaaattagtaagTGCGTCTGTTTGACTCCCATTCTTAAAGTAAGTAGGTGAGAATAACAAGAGCTTGCGGCTCCGGAGCCAGCATGATAAACAAATACAGCTCTGAATGCCAAGCAAGTAAATTCTCGCACAGATGCGGATCCAAATTTGCAGTAAACGTAACAATTTTACgaattatttgtgaaaaatgttatttttgttaaacgTCCCCTTAAAAGATTTGTTGTAAAAGAGTTTGTAAGGAGCGTGTGAAACTAGAATGGTTTTTATTTcccaacttttaaattttttccgtGACATCCCCCAAAATgatttcattttacaaaaattaatctctCAAATTTCAGCTCGACTAGAATCCATGTCTCCGGTTCCTTGAATATTTGAGTTCccttacattaaaattttaactttgatttttaaagcatatttttcGCTAAAATTGGACTAGAgcacttttcttctttttaatatgTCTTGCTTTTCTGTATAGTTTGAGACTTTGtatatctttaaacaattaGATAAATTGTTAAtggctaaaataaaaataaatagttcttACATTTTCTGATTATTTGAGGTGGTATAATTAACCCATGGACTAAAAAAGTGGCATTAGTATATTTAGgagacaaaattaatttcaaatgtgaTAAATTtcacatgtttttattaataaagtaagtttttacatttaatattatatagtaattaataattacattataaacgTAATCGTTAGTCAATGGCATCACCTTAAATAGTTCCAAGTCACTTCCCATACAGAATGAAACTTGTagtaatattctaaaaataatgtgaaaaatgCTTTGTTTTATGGATAGTGACTTGgaattatttgaagttgtgccagtgtaaaaattgtgtttataatataattattcattatatattacatacaggGATGGAAagttacttgtaacgaagttacagttaaagttacttttttggtaactgtaacataactttgttatttttttccatctgTAACTATAActtattttagttatatttttttagtaactagtaactaaattaatcTAGTTGCTTTTATAGTTACTTTACATATTTCTAACTTATTTGTCAATTTAGGCCACATTCGGAAATATTACCTGAGTGCCatcatgtataattttatttttgtttaacatttggtgaacaacaagaataaaatgatatatgcGGGCACTCAGGTGATGTTTCCAAACGTAGCCTTAATGTGATTGATTAGATTTAAAGGTAAGATCGAATCGTAATCATGCTACTTAGCCAATTGTTAGTGACCAAGTGTAATTGAATAAATGTTTAGCATCGGTGATTCTGTAGTAACactactgacaatgagagagaGTCTTCATGATgagacaattaaatattaaattcttttaaaaataaatataaatttttattaaaattctaaaattatattcctTCTCTGTGGCTTTACCACAGAATcattgtgtgtgtgcgcgcgcgcgtgcgtgtgtgcgtgcgtgcgcgtgtgtgtgtgtgtgtgcgcgcgtgcgtgtgtgtgtgtgtgtgtgtgtgcgcgtgcgcgcgcgcgtgtgtgtataatgataagaatatttttactaagaatatttttcatcattGTTTGCAGGTGATCGATGGTTGTGCGTTTCGTGTTTATGGGCATTGGGTGAAGAAAGGAGAGGGCCAGAATCGAGCGGCACTTTTCGAAAATACTCCAAAAACGGAATTGAAGAACCTATATGTTAGTAATTTAAATAGATAACTATTACTTTGCTAAAccattttagttaaatttactGGCATCAGAATCTCGATGAGCCTAATGAAACATATATCAGACAGAtgtaattctaaaatattcgaaaacagaatttttttttagattgaaCTATAGTGGATATTAGTCTGATCAGATTTTTACTTAAACTTATATATAAGGTTTTCTCTCTGTAATacctttcatataatttattagtatattGATTGAAATTagaataggaaaaaaattttgaagtatacagaattttctgatatttttaaatatattacaagttttacaatatattgttacaatatatattgttatcACATATGACAACGAagtaaagtaaattattttattaaagattatttaaatctttGTTCTCTATTCAAAATGAAAcatgatatatttaattatataaaagatataattctaTAGCTATGATACTTTGTGACATACTTATTACGTAATGCAGAATGTATACGTAATGTTAACATGATTTATTTTGcagaatgtaaaaatattccAGGTTACAACTACGTGTAAAAATACGTTTTCAgaaattaaggctcctgagtactcgtcgcggccatattgaagtcgtgatgTCAGAAGCGAAAAATAGCGTataatgacacgtaattttgtccgaccatttccatttgtaaataaagccaatttggataaaacactaatcagatggctttgaaacacttctaaatatcgaccgagactatcctttttccgcctaacaatcaataaatagtcgtaaaaagcatgtaaagtgaagctattaaaacaggaaaacacacggttaAGTTAAAGTttccgacgtgccatttgtgaataaagacaatttggataaaacagactaatcagatggctttaaaacacttctaaatatcggttaagactatcctttttttcgcctagcagtcagtaaatagtcgtaaaaagcacgtaaagtgacgcctattcagacaggaaaacacacggatagctattgaaagaagtgaaaaatgtgcttttatgtataaaattcaaagaaactttactcgcggtccatttttacgaatttggcaaatatgagacaagtcatattttcacaataaaacacataataacaaaatgacatgcacgacaacatctcatcgtcaaactgtcacgtttcacgtctattagttctaattttgtccgcgacggaatgtcgctaccgtcaatacggagttctcggctgaggagttaGGAGCCTTAACTtctagattaatttttattagaggACATACTACTTTATGTAAAATCTAGTcacaatttttgtacaaataaactGGTCTTAAAACACACATGTAAATTGTTTCTGTAAGAAATACGCAAATCaaacaaaacttatttttagaatttgtagaaaatcaatttaatttagttgtttttaaatttgttttacaagatttttttgtaagtatAGTTGCCATCACATGTTATTTctgtaatttacattattttatctgCTCTTCATGTAGTTAGACTATTATATCATGCTTGAAATAGCTGTATAATTAAACTTTAGAGAGGGGAAAAGAATGcaacataaaatgtataaaaaatttaaccacAAAGAACGAATCTATATTATCTACGTATTTGTGTTTCTTTCGATTTGTCATTCTTCCCTAAATCGATTAATATCATCGgccaattaataaatatttacaaagaatttgagaaaaaatgtgCATGACGAGGTGCATGACTACAcagaaaaataaacatttttattttgagaatatctttattcttgaaataatgttaaaacgagattatataaagaatgttatataatttattaaagaaaaatattttcgttattcaatagtaattttcattaattgagagaaaaaaatatcaaataaagaaaatatctgtaaaaattagaattttttaatatttaatattattatcaatataatcATATTGTGCTCTTTAAATGACTATTGTAGCATtgaaatggaaatacaaaaaatattttgctggaatttaaaactgttaatttttgtaaaaaatattaaattatatactataaGCAAGAAGTCAaatttcttatatgtatatacaatgatTGTACGATCAACAGAATTTGAgaaaatctttaatttgatACCAATATTTTCGATACCgttaggtatacaaaaaaccttattttcaaaattatttcaatattaaatactgAAATGAGATTTTGTTAAACAGACGTAAACTTGTTTACATGAAACATTTGTATAATTTCATCAAggaaatatgtttttattaaggAGAAAAATAACAAACGATATCTTTAAACCatgaataagaatattttaaaactgttattatcaattattcatATTGCGCTCATTAAATAACTATTacaacattgaaataaaaatataatttgctgaaatttaagattatcaaattcttgaaagaagattaaattatttataaacaagataatatacatattaagtaGAACATCAATTTTAACCCACTCCAGACACCGCTAAATTTCACTAGTAGTAAACATTATTGGTTGCTAAGAgaacgatattttttttacgttttgtgttcaaaaaaatctcaaaaaattctgatataCTCTTTCAACATTTAAGcgtatgattttaattatttaatcaaagagAGTTTTCTTACTAGTTTTGTACGTGTTCGAATTTGAGGCCGAATAATtctaaatagaaaaattgttgGGATTTCGAAAGACTCACGGTGTCTGTAAAgggttaatttaatattattttttctgcgTATAGCATAATGATCTGTCTTGCGAATGACTGCGACATTTCGCGTTTCTCTGATTTAAACTTGACTTTTCATGtgtattatcataattttaaccCTACCCTGTCacctttatttttgattatcttTCTTGCCATCCATGGGTCTGTGGAACCCTGTAACTTTGTCACGCTGTATCTTGTaacagaaaacattttttaaatttataatatgtgaaATCTATACTTTAGAGTTAAAGGCGATAAACGAGAtccgaatcaaaaatattttactctgaagtcattacaattgtttaaaagaattgtattacaaatattacaaatgataattactttgaaaaaatagaaaatctcaaattttttaattttacaaaagcaAAAAAACCAGTGGGATTTTTAGTTTACAACAAATCAGgattttacaattatacataaacaAAATTTGAGCAATATAAAATGGTGGATaaagaatgtaataaatattattgtatatataattaaagagcACGGATCTCGAAGAGAGTCCCGGAAATTTCAGTGTTTGCATACATTTatgcaaaaagtaaaaaaatattacaatacacGTAATAATGTGTACTTATtactctaaaattattttttttaattctacaattttatgcacttttataaaatctggaacccagtaaatatgtatttaataaaaaaaataaaggaatattCAGAACGCTGAAAACTTGAGTTAGGCATGGATACCaggtatgtattttaaaattttatgcacTCCCGTGTTGAGAATAATGCAAAAAAGTAGGGTTGACGATTTCATCCAAATCTATGGATATTCGAGTATCTGGATAGTGATATTATCCGGATTCTATATCCAAATATTTCGGATAGAATATGAAGATCCGGATATCCGAATCAATCCGGATTATTGTTTTTCatcttatctaaaaaatattcgcTTCAATCGGATATTTAATCTCGGATCTATCTCTATCTCGGATATCCAAATATCTGGATAAACAGATAATTGTCAACCCTACAAAAAAGAATACCTCTGCTTATAACtatattacagtttttttaaaatctcaacCCAagtcttcaaattatattataaaaaaaattatagcaatgTAAAAAATGGCACAGAGTATGCTTAAAGTTTTTTCGAACCTCAATCCAAATCTTCAAATTATATCGTAAAGGTTAtagcaatgtaaaaaaaatggtacaagatacggttttttttttcgaaccTCAAATCCAagtcttcaaattatattataaaagttatagcaTTGTAAAAAATTGCACAGGATGCGACGTACTCATAGACGACGAGTTAGAGTTAAGCATCATTGAATCTCTCGTCTTAAGAAGACAAAAAGAAATGTCTATTGTATTTTTCCTGAGTACAGCAGAAATAAATCTTTTCGTAACACCCTACTTCTTTCATATGCAAGAGACAATGATCGTTAAACAGAAGATGTAAGTTTTAAACTTGATACTAATGATTGATACTGGTCCTTCTATGTGCTCTGTTCCCAGCAGCCGCGGTCATCTCGCAGCCTCTCACGACCTCGTGGGCgcgtggcgcgcgcgcgcactggCGAAAGTAAACAATAGAGCGTAGCTCCGTGTCCGTCCGGCAGACGGTAGAGTAAGCGGCAACATCGCGAGCGGCgggcgggcgcgcgcgcgcgcgcgcggcgtcgATCCATGTGACAGAGAAGGAACGTAACAAAAGGTGGCGGAGGGTgacgccgctgccgccgcgatCGGAGGCGAGTGTTTGCCCGGGCGAGCCGGGTGTCGGATGTGCTCCGCGCTCTCGTCCGCGTTCTCTCGCGTTCCCCGCGTACGTGCCTGGCTGCTCGTACGCCCTCGCAACGTGTCGCGCGACGTACAAAGAGGGAGAGGAGCGCAGCAGTGTTCGTGTCGTGTCGTGTCGCGTTCGCCAAGAGGTTCGAGAAGGTAAAACGGTCGGCCGCGAGACGCGAGTGCGCGAATTCCTCCGCTGATTCGCACCGCAGTGGCGACGACGagacgacaacgatgacgatgatgacgatgacgataaCGATAACCGATCGACGGCGCGAGTGAACGACTCTCTCTCGCGAAGGGCAGGCGCTCCACGACAAACGTCTCACACGCCCAGCGGGACTGCTGCGTCACATGGGTCGCGCTCATTCGTCGATACAGCCGGGTGACGTCACGAGCCGCGCGACTATTGGCCCACACCGCCCGGACACGTGAATCGTGGCCGAGCAAGCATGGCAGTTTGATGCGCAGTGGTTTTCAGCACTTGTAAAATGCCACCGCCACGCGCCAGATCGATCAGGTTATAACCCGCGTTTCGCCGCGCGCTCCGAAACGGTCGGCACGTCGCGCGGTCGCGCCTCGCGATCGGCGGGCATTCCTCACGCGCGTCGGCCTCTGTGTCGCTCCTCGTCGTCGGCCGCATCCTCGTGGCGGAATCCTTACGACGGATCGGGGGCAGCTAGCCCGATTATAACACAGGCTCACATAcacagcgcgcgcgcgcgcgcgcgcacgctgaCAGGATCGCCGATCACGTTTTCAACGGCGGAGTGACTTTTGGCGGCGGGGGACTGAGAAACCGAGCAAGCGACACGATTGCCTGCTCAACGCGCTTCGTAGTGTCGTGTATACCTCGCCAGCGTGTCTGTGCACTGGGACGTCACGCAACTCGGATCGCAACGTGTTTCAACCTGTAAGTTTTGGCGGATGTATCAGCCCTTTctaccttttattttttttccttctatcTCTATTTATCCCCGTAGACCGtacctttctctctcgctcgaaCCACCACGCCCGTTCAAGAGAAAGAGCGACAGGGACGGTGCGGGAGGAAGCGggcacgcgcgcgcgagagagagaaagacagtgagagagagaaagagagcaagcGACGGAACGCGAGCGCGGGCGAGCCTCGGTGAACCATTATCTCCGTTACTAGCGCCTATTTAATTAACATGTGTATAGAGATGGTTGCGTGGCGTGTTTTCCATGCCATAATAGAGGTGGCCAATGGCGCGACGTCGGCTCGGTAACGTCACGGGCCGCGAGCCTCGTGATTGGCCGGCATTGCGTGCATCGTCGACCGCTCTAACGTGCGTGTTGCGCTTTGTCAATTTTTAGAGCTCGCCACGCTCCTTCGAATTTTCGCGAGAACGTACGCCGCTTGGACGAGCTGACTGCCGTTAGTGCACGTCGTCCCGTCTACCGTTGTCGGTTGTCGCAtgtcgctgctgctgctgctgctgttgacGACGATGGCGACGGCACCTCCGCTGGCTGGCTAATCGCCGCGCTGCTCCGCTCCGATCCGCGCGTCCGCTCTCCCTCCTTCCACTATTTTCGCGTGCCGACCCCGCGCGCCTCTCCCGCGGAGAATGCGAGCGCGACCGCGCGTCGCCGACGTCGTCCGCTTTCGCGATTCCGTCCGTTGAGATATGTATACCTCGCTTTTAAATCGGCACACTGAATCTTACAAGCTTTATTCCATTTCTAATGgcctttctattttttttttaacagcttATTTTGTTCGCGACAAATAT
This window harbors:
- the LOC105203941 gene encoding phosphorylase b kinase gamma catalytic chain, skeletal muscle/heart isoform isoform X1, which produces MAKDEADDVLPDKDAAKGFYAKYEPKEILGRGISSTVRRCIEKETGREYAAKIIDISNETNEDGHTMKDATLQEVQILRRVAGHPYIIELHDVFESSTFIFLIFELCKNGELFDYLTSVVTLSEKKTRYIMRQVFEGVQHIHNQGIVHRDLKPENILLDDNLNVKITDFGFARILKPTEKLEDLCGTPGYLAPEVLKCSMFENMEGYGFEVDIWACGVIMFTLLVGCPPFWHRKQMVMLRNIMEGNYSFTSPEWTDITEAPKDLIRKLLVVEPRRRISIKDALEHSFFHTVLWDQDIAPLKRSLSSNSRRLSRISQLALELKAKSFNARKRFQLAIICVRAVIRIKRLHITPEPLSTQVACTDPYRIKILRKVIDGCAFRVYGHWVKKGEGQNRAALFENTPKTELKNLYVSNLNR
- the LOC105203941 gene encoding phosphorylase b kinase gamma catalytic chain, skeletal muscle/heart isoform isoform X2, which codes for MAKDEADDVLPDKDAAKGFYAKYEPKEILGRGISSTVRRCIEKETGREYAAKIIDISNETNEDGHTMKDATLQEVQILRRVAGHPYIIELHDVFESSTFIFLIFELCKNGELFDYLTSVVTLSEKKTRYIMRQVFEGVQHIHNQGIVHRDLKPENILLDDNLNVKITDFGFARILKPTEKLEDLCGTPGYLAPEVLKCSMFENMEGYGFEVDIWACGVIMFTLLVGCPPFWHRKQMVMLRNIMEGNYSFTSPEWTDITEAPKDLIRKLLVVEPRRRISIKDALEHSFFHTVELKAKSFNARKRFQLAIICVRAVIRIKRLHITPEPLSTQVACTDPYRIKILRKVIDGCAFRVYGHWVKKGEGQNRAALFENTPKTELKNLYVSNLNR
- the LOC105203941 gene encoding phosphorylase b kinase gamma catalytic chain, skeletal muscle/heart isoform isoform X3, giving the protein MKDATLQEVQILRRVAGHPYIIELHDVFESSTFIFLIFELCKNGELFDYLTSVVTLSEKKTRYIMRQVFEGVQHIHNQGIVHRDLKPENILLDDNLNVKITDFGFARILKPTEKLEDLCGTPGYLAPEVLKCSMFENMEGYGFEVDIWACGVIMFTLLVGCPPFWHRKQMVMLRNIMEGNYSFTSPEWTDITEAPKDLIRKLLVVEPRRRISIKDALEHSFFHTVLWDQDIAPLKRSLSSNSRRLSRISQLALELKAKSFNARKRFQLAIICVRAVIRIKRLHITPEPLSTQVACTDPYRIKILRKVIDGCAFRVYGHWVKKGEGQNRAALFENTPKTELKNLYVSNLNR